The nucleotide sequence CCTCCTCAACCATTTTGCGGCTCAGGAGGATCCGGTCGACCGCGCGGAGCGTCTCGTTGAAGTCCCGCCTGAGCTCGTCGTCCCATGACCAGTGCTGCCCCCAGTCCCAGACCGCCCACCGCACCGCCGGGTCGGCCGCTTCGACGTAGCCGTCGGCGGACGTCTGCATCTGAACGATGAGCCTGCTCACGCGGGATCACCGGCCAGTGCGACGCGCGCCCAGTCCCGCAGCCAGGTGGGGGTGGTGGCTTGAGCGATGACGACGTACGTGCGGCGGCTGCTCGACTGGTAGTTTTTCAGCACCAGTTCACGGTAGAGCTGACTGGTAGGAAAATGCAACCGGTATGGAGGCGTGGAATGTCCCTGACGCGGCGGTCCCTGTGCCCGATCAGCCAGGCGTTGGAGCTCGTCGGCGACAGGTGGAGCCTGCTGATCGTCAGGGACCTCGCGTTCGCCGGAAAACGCCGCTTCCGCGAGCTGCTGCAGTCCGAGGAGGGCATCTCGACCACCGTGCTGTCGGACCGGCTCGCGCGGCTGGTCGAAGCCGGCGTGCTGACGCGGCACGGCCATCCCCACCACCGGCAGATGGCCGTGTACAGCCTGACGCCCATGGGCGTTGACCTGCTCGATGTCGTGGTCAGCCTGGGCATCTGGGGCAGGCGGCATCTCGCGGTGACGGATGCGAGCGGCACCCCCGTCGCGGACCTGGAGCGGGGCGGACAAGCCGCCCTGGAAGAGCTCAAGCGACGGACGCTGCAGGAACACGTGGTGAACAGCTCCGCAGACGGGACCTCCGAGCCCTGACGTGGTCGGCTCAGTGCGGAGCCGTCACTCGCAGATCCGCCAGTCGCCGTCTTCCTTGACCAGGGTGAGCACCTGGGTCCCGCCGGCGCCGTCGGGTAGGAGCCAGCGCACGTCGGCCCGCCCGCCGACCCGGCCGTTGCTGTTGGTGACGTTCACGCCGACGATCTCGTAACCGGTGGAGGTGAACTGCGCGGACTGCTGGCGGACGAAGTCGGCCTGGCTCTGCCGGTCCCGCAGCCGGCGGCAGAGTTGCCCGTAGGCCGTCGGGAAGTCCCGGGCGACCATCGCCGCGGCGAAGGTGTCGACACGCTCGTGCGCCGGCCCCCTGGCCTCCCGGGCCAGGTTCCACAGCAGGCCGCCGCCGATGAGCCCACCGAGGCAGCAGAGGGAGAGCACCAGACCGACGACGATGAGCACCGTCCGTCTCGTACGCGGGTTCTTCGGTGGCACCATGACCGGCTCGTATGCCATAGCCCGCACGGTAGGAAGACCGCGCAACCGGGCGGACGTTGACGCGCGCCCGGACGGAGGGCCTCAGTGGGCACGACGGCGGCTCATGCCGGTGACGCCGCGCGCGCCCGGGCGGCCGTGGGTCGTCCGGCGTCGGCAGCGAGGTCGAGCGGCCGCAGGATGCTGTGCGTGACGACGACTTCCGCACCGCCACGCCGGCGCAGGTCGCCGACGGCGCGGTGCAGCACCGTCAGGCTGGCGGCCGAGAGCCGGACGATGGCGTCGATGTCCGCGGCGATCCACCATGCGTCGACCGCGCAGGCTCGGCTCGCAGGTACTCCAGCAAGCGGCTGCCGGGTGTAGCCGCGGTCAGCCGGACGCAGACCAGCGCTTCGTGCCGCCGCTCCGGCCCGTCGCTGGGCGACGCCGGGGCTGCGGGCGAGGTCGGGTACGCGGGCAGCGCCGAGGACGGCGGTGTCGAGGATGGGGCACCGGGCGTGACCTCGGGTGTCCACCGGTACGGCCGTCTCTCGATCACGGTATCGGTCCGCGATTCCACCGCCTCAACCGTCGTAACGTCATGTCGCCATCGTGGCGAGTCGGCCTCGGCGAATCCGGTACCGATACCGTGATTTGACGGTGCCCCGGCCGTTCTTGACACGTCGTTGACGGGCAGGCGGCGGTGCCCGGGTGCTACGGATACGGCCGTGGATGTTGCTGCCGCCGCTGCTGGTCGTCGGGTAGTGCCCGATGCGCCGGGTCGGTGTTGTCGTCGGCGCACCAGTCTCCGCTGGCGCCCCCGTTGCGGCTGGTGTCGATGACCTCGCGTTTGCCCGGGATGCCCATGCCGTTGAGGGCGGGTTCGTGGCCGGAACTCGGGCGGGATCTGGAGGTGAAACGGCCGCCCCTGCTGCCCGCCCGAAAGCATGACCGTGGCCCGATCCGGGCGCCCGGCGGCGTGCTGCCTGTCATTCTTAGCGGGCCAGAGCCTGCCACCGGTCTTCGGCGCTCTGCTCGGCGCTCAAGGAGGGGCCGGATGACCGGTGCGGCGGAGCAGTTCGATCTCCTCGTGGTCGGCGGTGGGAAGATCAACACGGGTACGCGCCCCCATCTGCCCGCCATTCCAGACGATGGCCGAAGGGCTCACCGACCCCCGTACCTGAGGTCCGACCGCACGCCGCGCCAGGCGCCGGCCGGACGCGGTCGCCGCGCGCCGGAGCGCTGCGATGCGTGAGGCGACGATCAGCGATCACGGGTTCCTCGCCGACGGACACAGCGCCGTGCTCGTCGACCGGACGGGCTCGGTGAACTGGTGGTGCCCGCAGCGCTTCGACGCACCGTCGGTGTTCGGCCGGCTCCTCGACCCCGAGGCCGGACACTGGTCCATCCGCCCCGTGCACGACGCGCGCACCGAATGGGCGTACCTGCCCGACACCCTGGTGCTGCGAACGGTGCACACCACGGCGCAGGGCGCGGTGGCCGTGCTCGACGCCCTCGCGTTGGAGCCCGGCGCCCGGGGACATGACGTCGGCCTGCGCTCTCCCCGCCTGCTCGCCAGGATCGTGCACGGGCTCTCCGGGGCCGTGTCGATGCGCCTGCACTACCGGCCCCGCTTCGAATACGGCCGCGTCGTCGCCTACCTGCACGAGCAGGACGGCGTGCTGATCGCCAGCGCCGGCGCCGCCCGGCTGACGCTGCGCGCGAGTGTCCCACTGACCTGCGGCGAGGGCGAGGCACACGCTGACTTCATTGTGCGCAACGGGCAGACGGAGACCTTCACCCTCGCCTACGCGCCGGCCTACGACACCGACCCGCAGGCCGAGCACGACGCCCAGGACG is from Micromonospora terminaliae and encodes:
- a CDS encoding winged helix-turn-helix transcriptional regulator; translation: MSLTRRSLCPISQALELVGDRWSLLIVRDLAFAGKRRFRELLQSEEGISTTVLSDRLARLVEAGVLTRHGHPHHRQMAVYSLTPMGVDLLDVVVSLGIWGRRHLAVTDASGTPVADLERGGQAALEELKRRTLQEHVVNSSADGTSEP